From one Flavobacterium sp. N502536 genomic stretch:
- a CDS encoding RagB/SusD family nutrient uptake outer membrane protein, producing MKKILILGIAISLLSSCELDREPFGSYTQDKIQQDKEASIEVLLNGCYAQLKGWSDVMHRVGEYPGDNIMIRGTSTDSFYSFISYQHIPDNGRLSTFWNNGYKIVSQSSDLIKIIPEGESPAVDQQLGEAYYLRGMIYFYLCRTYGRPYAQSPETNLGVPLVNGLPADIANLRLPDRSTVKATYEQAVNDLKKAEALMSVGKAATYATKEAAQAMLSRVYLYMSGTYETPNQEYATLSIDYAKKVIISGRYSLLSRANFMKYNTYAPDSAEQTETIFAIKRVASEYSGFDHYYGIGGMYANIQGQGWGEMYASGEYLDLLRKSGLKKDARWAFIDPQYTKDASGNKTEAFRFVVDVFNTAGTQTGYNYVQQPLKTKADGSYFITIGTTDYNLTAVNAADNQYSIVYQGKTYTGEKDYMMLLNRVYPMFYITKCSLQNNDSHLHSPIISRLAEMYLNMAEAYAKKGDYTNALTNLNIIRERSIVGGGYASLNSTNAVQRIDEERQLELAFEAHRGYDVYRNGQTMTRRYPGPHLPMNDVPATSLRVVQYIPQSEINAYPGTLTQNP from the coding sequence ATGAAAAAGATATTAATATTAGGTATCGCAATTAGTTTACTGTCCTCATGTGAGTTAGACAGAGAGCCATTTGGATCATATACACAAGACAAAATACAACAGGATAAAGAAGCTTCAATCGAAGTTTTACTTAACGGATGTTACGCACAATTAAAAGGCTGGTCGGATGTCATGCACCGCGTAGGAGAATATCCGGGAGACAACATCATGATTAGAGGAACTTCTACGGACTCGTTTTACTCTTTTATTTCCTATCAGCACATTCCGGATAATGGCCGATTGTCTACTTTTTGGAACAACGGTTATAAAATCGTTTCACAGTCAAGTGATTTGATCAAAATCATCCCTGAAGGAGAAAGCCCGGCTGTTGACCAACAATTAGGAGAAGCTTACTATTTAAGAGGTATGATTTATTTTTACCTGTGCCGTACTTACGGAAGACCTTATGCGCAGTCGCCTGAAACCAATTTAGGTGTACCGCTTGTAAACGGTTTGCCGGCCGATATTGCTAACCTGAGACTTCCGGACCGTTCTACTGTAAAAGCAACTTACGAACAGGCTGTAAATGATTTGAAAAAAGCAGAAGCTCTGATGAGCGTAGGAAAAGCAGCTACTTATGCAACCAAAGAAGCGGCTCAGGCCATGCTTTCAAGAGTGTATTTGTACATGAGTGGTACCTATGAAACGCCAAATCAGGAGTATGCAACACTTTCTATTGATTATGCCAAAAAAGTAATCATTAGCGGAAGATACAGCTTATTAAGCCGTGCGAACTTTATGAAATACAACACTTATGCGCCGGATTCTGCTGAACAAACAGAAACTATTTTTGCTATAAAAAGAGTTGCTTCAGAATATTCCGGATTTGATCACTACTATGGTATTGGAGGAATGTATGCCAATATTCAGGGACAAGGATGGGGAGAAATGTATGCTAGTGGAGAATACCTTGACTTATTGAGAAAATCCGGATTGAAAAAAGATGCTCGTTGGGCTTTTATTGATCCGCAATATACCAAAGATGCGAGTGGAAATAAAACAGAAGCTTTCCGTTTTGTAGTGGATGTTTTCAATACTGCCGGTACACAAACCGGATACAATTATGTGCAGCAGCCTTTAAAAACAAAAGCTGATGGATCGTACTTTATTACCATTGGAACTACAGATTACAACCTTACTGCGGTAAACGCTGCCGATAACCAATACTCGATTGTATACCAAGGCAAAACCTATACGGGAGAGAAAGATTATATGATGCTTTTAAACCGTGTATATCCAATGTTTTACATCACAAAATGTTCTTTACAAAATAATGATTCACACCTGCACTCGCCTATCATCTCGAGATTAGCCGAAATGTACCTGAACATGGCCGAAGCTTATGCTAAAAAAGGAGATTATACCAATGCTTTGACCAACCTGAACATCATTCGTGAAAGATCAATTGTTGGCGGAGGTTATGCTTCTTTAAACAGCACAAACGCTGTACAGCGTATCGATGAAGAGCGTCAGTTAGAATTGGCTTTTGAAGCACATCGTGGTTACGACGTTTACAGAAACGGTCAAACGATGACACGCCGTTACCCTGGTCCTCATTTACCAATGAATGACGTTCCGGCTACGAGTTTACGTGTGGTACAATACATCCCGCAATCTGAAATTAATGCTTACCCTGGGACTTTAACACAAAACCCATAG
- a CDS encoding SusC/RagA family TonB-linked outer membrane protein — MKNALSKNPKNLRLQTVLEKSIKATLFSLLSVTFQITTAAPSKEISLNKTSLLAFQKMVKGKVVDDKGIPIPGVNVIIKGSKTGVQTDIDGSFAIEVPNANTILVFSFLGMQDQEIPAGNGTVKVVMKEAGQQMDEVVVVGYSKVKKESLTGSLQTLDNKKLLDVTTSNVENLLAGKATGVFVSTSGGQPGAPSKVVIRGRSTVNGSTDPLWVVDGVIVGNSSPTMNPSDIETLTVLKDAASTAVYGSQGANGVVVVTTKSGKAGKATINFSAKTALATINSGNFKIMNGSELYDLYDSFPNKQIFQNASWWTPELRNKNYDWWKNATQTGIAQDYNLSISGGGDNFKSYVSLGVYDETGAIIGYDYKRYNGLMKFEYKPNTWLTIRPQINLTKETTYDKQHSVGDIYRNLPWDSPYLPDGTLVGNAPNPTWVNTTGSNYLYDLQWNFSESQDYNVRSNLDFDVKLTKWLTFASVNNYIFGNANSTSYSDPRSSSGLAVKGRITDNFSTFNRIYTNQLLKFNTKIDKHDINAIAGYEWNEYSSKYSNATATGLPPGIIVTDPAAKPEKVEGNRSEWAVQSLLSNVNYSYDNRYLAQFSFRRDGASNFGKNAQYGNFFSISGGWNVHNEAFFKVNWINNLKLRASYGSVGNRPNSLYGHLPLYSFSQSYDENPGALISQLANPDLSWEKTFTTGVGLDLRIFDRVNITFDYYNKNTSDLLYYVPLPGVIGVTGIWRNVGAVNNRGFETSINVDIIKTENLRWSFDANIGVNKNKVTALYGDRQEIIVGDGSGAAGSASKLLKPGTDVDSWYLTEWAGVDPTNGKPQWFTTNASGERVKTNDYADASKNRKTIGTYTPDFFGGFSTSLNYRNFDFAAVFSYSVGGQIYNYARSEFDSDGAYTDRNQMNLHSGWSRWEKPGDIATHPQAIYDNTSQSNKASSRYLETGTYLKMRSLSFGYNLPLKNISIANLRLFVAGENLFTISHFSGVNPELSPNYNSATGQYVISGVATQVYPQTRRITLGLNLTL; from the coding sequence ATGAAAAATGCACTCTCAAAAAACCCTAAGAATTTAAGGTTGCAGACAGTACTTGAAAAAAGCATAAAGGCAACACTGTTTTCATTGTTGTCCGTGACTTTTCAAATTACGACCGCAGCTCCCTCAAAAGAAATCTCCTTAAACAAAACCAGCTTACTTGCCTTTCAAAAAATGGTGAAAGGTAAAGTTGTAGACGATAAAGGAATTCCAATTCCTGGTGTAAACGTTATTATAAAAGGATCTAAGACCGGTGTTCAGACCGATATCGATGGAAGCTTTGCTATTGAAGTACCCAATGCCAATACGATTTTAGTATTTTCTTTCTTAGGAATGCAGGATCAGGAAATCCCTGCCGGGAATGGTACTGTTAAAGTAGTCATGAAAGAAGCCGGACAACAAATGGATGAAGTTGTTGTGGTAGGATACAGCAAAGTAAAAAAAGAGAGCTTAACCGGATCTCTGCAAACTTTAGACAATAAAAAATTATTGGATGTTACCACTTCTAATGTCGAAAACTTACTGGCTGGAAAAGCAACCGGAGTTTTTGTAAGTACAAGTGGTGGTCAGCCCGGAGCTCCGTCAAAAGTAGTTATCAGAGGTAGAAGTACCGTAAACGGAAGCACCGACCCTCTTTGGGTAGTAGACGGTGTTATAGTTGGAAACAGTTCTCCAACGATGAACCCTTCTGATATCGAAACTTTAACCGTTCTTAAAGATGCAGCTTCTACGGCAGTTTATGGTTCGCAAGGTGCCAATGGAGTAGTTGTAGTAACGACAAAAAGCGGTAAAGCAGGTAAGGCAACCATAAACTTCTCTGCAAAAACAGCTTTGGCTACTATAAATTCAGGGAATTTTAAAATCATGAACGGATCTGAATTGTATGACTTATATGATTCTTTCCCAAACAAACAAATTTTTCAAAATGCTTCATGGTGGACTCCTGAATTAAGAAACAAAAACTACGATTGGTGGAAAAATGCTACTCAAACCGGTATTGCTCAGGATTACAACCTGTCAATCAGTGGTGGTGGTGATAACTTTAAAAGTTATGTTTCCTTAGGAGTTTATGATGAAACAGGTGCTATCATTGGCTACGATTACAAAAGATACAACGGTTTGATGAAATTTGAATACAAACCAAATACCTGGTTGACCATAAGACCACAAATAAACTTAACAAAAGAAACAACTTACGACAAACAGCATTCTGTTGGAGACATCTACCGTAATCTTCCATGGGACAGCCCTTATTTGCCTGATGGAACATTGGTAGGAAATGCACCAAACCCAACCTGGGTAAACACCACCGGATCAAACTACCTGTATGATTTGCAATGGAATTTTTCTGAATCTCAAGATTACAATGTACGTTCAAATCTTGACTTCGATGTTAAATTAACCAAATGGCTGACTTTTGCATCGGTAAACAACTATATTTTTGGTAATGCCAATTCAACGTCTTATTCTGATCCGAGATCTTCATCAGGATTAGCGGTGAAAGGTAGAATTACAGACAACTTCAGTACTTTTAACAGAATTTATACCAACCAGTTATTAAAATTCAACACCAAAATTGACAAACACGACATCAATGCGATTGCCGGTTATGAGTGGAACGAATACAGTTCAAAATACAGTAACGCTACTGCTACAGGATTGCCTCCGGGAATCATTGTAACAGATCCGGCTGCAAAACCTGAAAAAGTAGAAGGAAACAGATCCGAGTGGGCAGTACAATCTTTACTGTCAAACGTTAACTATTCTTATGACAACAGGTATTTAGCGCAATTCTCTTTCCGTCGTGACGGAGCCTCTAACTTTGGAAAAAATGCACAATATGGTAACTTCTTCTCCATCAGTGGTGGATGGAATGTTCACAATGAAGCTTTCTTTAAAGTAAACTGGATCAACAACTTAAAACTAAGAGCCAGTTATGGTTCAGTAGGAAATCGTCCAAACAGTTTATACGGACACCTGCCATTGTATTCTTTCTCACAAAGTTACGACGAGAATCCGGGAGCTCTTATTTCGCAATTAGCGAATCCTGATTTAAGCTGGGAGAAAACATTTACTACTGGTGTAGGTTTAGACTTGAGAATTTTCGACAGAGTAAACATTACATTTGATTACTATAATAAAAACACATCCGACTTATTGTATTATGTACCGCTTCCGGGAGTTATTGGTGTAACGGGTATCTGGAGAAACGTTGGAGCTGTAAACAATAGAGGTTTTGAAACTTCTATCAATGTAGATATCATTAAAACCGAAAACCTAAGATGGTCATTTGATGCTAACATAGGCGTAAACAAAAACAAAGTAACGGCACTTTACGGAGATCGTCAGGAAATTATTGTAGGAGACGGTAGTGGTGCTGCAGGATCTGCTTCAAAATTGCTAAAACCGGGTACTGATGTAGACAGCTGGTACTTAACAGAATGGGCTGGTGTTGACCCTACAAACGGAAAACCACAATGGTTTACGACTAATGCTTCGGGAGAACGTGTAAAAACAAATGATTATGCGGATGCTTCAAAAAACAGAAAAACAATCGGAACTTATACTCCGGACTTCTTTGGAGGATTCTCTACCAGTTTAAACTATAGAAACTTTGATTTTGCAGCTGTTTTCAGCTACTCTGTTGGAGGACAAATTTACAACTATGCCCGTTCAGAGTTTGATTCAGATGGTGCTTATACTGACAGAAATCAAATGAACCTGCACAGTGGATGGAGCCGTTGGGAAAAACCGGGTGATATTGCAACACATCCGCAGGCTATCTATGACAATACCAGCCAATCTAATAAAGCTTCTTCCCGTTATCTTGAAACAGGTACCTACTTAAAAATGAGAAGTCTTTCTTTCGGTTACAACCTACCGCTTAAAAACATAAGCATCGCCAATTTAAGATTATTTGTAGCAGGAGAAAACTTATTTACCATCTCACACTTTTCAGGTGTAAATCCTGAGTTATCACCAAATTACAACAGTGCAACCGGACAATACGTAATTTCTGGAGTGGCTACACAAGTATATCCGCAAACCAGAAGAATAACTCTTGGACTTAATCTAACACTTTAA